The proteins below come from a single Bombyx mori chromosome 19, ASM3026992v2 genomic window:
- the LOC101745763 gene encoding SNAPIN protein homolog: protein MDDTESTTTSADENTGNLCDNPTRDTLAEGLLGLLKPTVDQLDDRVKATRIAQLELKQQIDSLNEELLKVREALNNHPDLDPYVKKLIAAKHKVTVVLNVLQASQDRINEIRRMIVKEKSVRTTVVQTTLQPSPQEPEQSTSSIAPEQGTIN, encoded by the exons ATGGATGACACTGAAAGCACAACTACATCTGCAGATGAGAACACTGGAAATTTATGCGATAATCCTACCAGGGACACTTTGGCTGAAGGTTTGTTAGGGCTCCTGAAGCCGACGGTAGATCAACTGGACGACAGAGTCAAAGCCACAAg AATAGCACAACTAGAATTGAAGCAACAAATAGATTCGCTCAACGAAGAACTCTTAAAAGTACGAGAGGCACTCAATAACCATCCCGACTTGGATCCATATGTGAAAAAACTCATTGCAGCAAAACATAAAGTGACAGTAGTCCTGAATGTTCTGCAAGCTTCTCAg GATAGAATAAATGAAATAAGGCGAATGATTGTAAAAGAAAAGAGTGTACGTACAACTGTTGTACAAACTACACTACAACCATCACCTCAGGAACCAGAGCAAAGTACGAGCAGTATTGCCCCAGAGCAAGGCACTATAAATTAA
- the LOC134198679 gene encoding methyltransferase N6AMT1 — METPHQNHIDKADFDHVYEPAEDSFLLIDAIEKDLENLRSRNPALCLEVGSGSGVVVTAFGMAFPSTFCISTDINFRACIMSKKTAEYNKVIFDSVRMDLASSFADNIFDIIIFNPPYVVTDSEECGGDDITASWAGGVKGREVTDRLLEMIPKKLAKDGTFYLLLIEENIPDEVINIMSNHGFRYKTVVRRKVRNEQQIVLKFYRIIY, encoded by the coding sequence ATGGAAACTCCACATCAGAACCACATTGACAAGGCCGATTTCGATCACGTATATGAACCAGCTGAAGATAGCTTTCTTCTCATTGATGCTATAGAAAAAGATTTAGAAAACCTACGGTCTAGGAATCCTGCTTTGTGCCTTGAAGTAGGCTCGGGTAGTGGTGTTGTAGTAACTGCATTTGGTATGGCATTCCCTTCAACATTCTGTATCAGTACAGACATCAACTTCAGAGCATGCATAATGTCAAAAAAAACTGCGGAATATAACAAGGTTATATTTGATTCAGTAAGGATGGATCTGGCGAGTTCGTTTGCTGATAATATatttgatatcataatatttaATCCTCCGTATGTAGTGACAGATTCTGAAGAATGCGGCGGAGATGATATCACAGCCAGCTGGGCAGGTGGGGTCAAAGGGAGAGAAGTAACAGACAGATTGTTAGAAATGATACCAAAGAAATTAGCTAAAGATGGTACATTCTACCTTCTGCTGATTGAAGAGAACATTCCAGATGAGGTAATCAATATTATGTCTAATCATGGATTTAGATATAAAACTGTGGTAAGAAGGAAAGTGAGGAACGAACaacaaatagttttaaaattttatagaataatatattga
- the LOC101746194 gene encoding glutathione S-transferase 1, isoform C-like (The RefSeq protein has 1 substitution compared to this genomic sequence): protein MSSLKLYHFPVSGPSRGALLAARAIGIPIQIEIVNLFKKEQLQESFLKLNPQHCVPTLDDNNFVLWESRAIACYLADKYGKDDQWYPKDLQKRAVVNQRLYFDSASLYVKIRAICFPILFLGETEIKQSLKDDLNSTLSFLNQFLEKTKWVAADHPTIADTSIYASMSSILAVGWDISSFPNIQRWIKDCLLLPGAPENEDGARTFGDAVKKNIKQ from the exons atgtcTTCCTTAAAATTATACCATTTCCCCGTGAGCGGGCCTTCTAGAGGAGCACTACTCGCAGCTAGAGCCATAGGCATTCCAATACAAATTGAAATAGTAAATCTGTTTAAAAAAGAACAACTGCAAGAAAGTTTCTTAAAACTTAACCCACAGCATTGTGTACCTACACTGGACGATAATAACTTTGTTCTATGGGAAAGTAGAGCTATCGCATGCTATTTAGCCGATAAATATGGAAAAGACGATCAATGGTATCCAAAGGATTTACAAAAACGCGCAGTCGTAAACCAGAGATTATACTTTGACAGCGCATCTTTGTATGTTAAAATAAGAGCAATTTGT TTCCCAATATTATTCCTGGGTGAAACGGAGATTAAACAAAGTTTAAAGGATGACCTTAACTCTACATTGAGTTTCCTCAATCAGTTTTTAGAGAAGACCAAGTGGGTGGCAGCTGATCACCCCACAATTGCAGACACATCTATTTATGCATCTATGTCTAGTATTTTG GCTGTTGGATGGGATATATCAAGTTTTCCAAACATTCAAAGATGGATTAAAGATTGCTTATTATTGCCTGGAGCACAAGAAAATGAAGATGGTGCTCGAACATTTGGAGATGCCGTAAAAAAGaatatcaaacaataa
- the LOC101745527 gene encoding zinc finger protein 544 isoform X2: MSSGNICRICLGHDSLTSIFHKRGLSMLSTQIMSLARVHITPNDGLPSTICTKCITKLDECIEFIRLCERSDVELRLSLENIVKKRKLKAEELCVDEDGSSPSRTENEKSPVVDENNCEITSDLHKDVYDKNDKKRRKQQCFTCGKVMSSRFRLKTHLITHTGEKPFSCPHCSKCFSLSQNLKVHMRTHTGEKPLQCSVCGESFAQSAGLAAHRRKHTGQMPYSCVLCPRRFRTVGHLQYHATHW; this comes from the exons ATGAGCTCAGGAAACATTTGTAGAATATGTTTAGGACACGATTCACTAACCAGCATTTTTCACAAACGCGGTCTTTCCATGCTTTCTACACAAATTATGTCTCTAGCTAGAGTGCAT ATAACGCCCAATGACGGATTACCGAGCACAATTTGCACGAAATGTATTACAAAACTGGACGAATGTATTGAATTCATACGTCTCTGTGAAAGGAGCGATGTCGAACTTAGGTTATCGTTAGAGAATATTGTTAAAAAGAGAAAACTGAAAGCCGAGGAACTTTGCGTGGACGAAGACGGTTCTTCGCCTTCGAGAACCGAAAACGAAAAGAGTCCTGTTGTTGATGAGAACAACTGTGAAATTACAAGTGATCTTCACAAAGATGTGTATgacaaaaatgataaaaaaagacGTAAACAGCAATGTTTTACATGTGGCAAAGTTATGTCTTCAAG ATTCCGGTTAAAAACCCATTTAATTACACACACAGGAGAGAAGCCATTCTCATGTCCGCACTGCAGCAAATGTTTTTCACTGTCACAAAACTTAAAAGTACATATGAGAACACACACG GGTGAGAAGCCCCTTCAATGTAGTGTTTGTGGAGAATCGTTTGCACAGTCTGCTGGATTGGCGGCGCACCGTCGAAAGCACACGGGACAGATGCCTTATAGCTGTGTATTGTGTCCACGTCGTTTTCGTACCGTGGGACATTTACAATATCAT GCGACACACTGGTGA
- the LOC101745527 gene encoding gastrula zinc finger protein XlCGF17.1 isoform X1 encodes MSSGNICRICLGHDSLTSIFHKRGLSMLSTQIMSLARVHITPNDGLPSTICTKCITKLDECIEFIRLCERSDVELRLSLENIVKKRKLKAEELCVDEDGSSPSRTENEKSPVVDENNCEITSDLHKDVYDKNDKKRRKQQCFTCGKVMSSRFRLKTHLITHTGEKPFSCPHCSKCFSLSQNLKVHMRTHTGEKPLQCSVCGESFAQSAGLAAHRRKHTGQMPYSCVLCPRRFRTVGHLQYHVRRHTGEKNYECDTCSRAFITRSDLKQHMLTHTGDRPHVCSICGIRLTRSSHLKRHIQQIHNSQKANVKVECFKTNEKV; translated from the exons ATGAGCTCAGGAAACATTTGTAGAATATGTTTAGGACACGATTCACTAACCAGCATTTTTCACAAACGCGGTCTTTCCATGCTTTCTACACAAATTATGTCTCTAGCTAGAGTGCAT ATAACGCCCAATGACGGATTACCGAGCACAATTTGCACGAAATGTATTACAAAACTGGACGAATGTATTGAATTCATACGTCTCTGTGAAAGGAGCGATGTCGAACTTAGGTTATCGTTAGAGAATATTGTTAAAAAGAGAAAACTGAAAGCCGAGGAACTTTGCGTGGACGAAGACGGTTCTTCGCCTTCGAGAACCGAAAACGAAAAGAGTCCTGTTGTTGATGAGAACAACTGTGAAATTACAAGTGATCTTCACAAAGATGTGTATgacaaaaatgataaaaaaagacGTAAACAGCAATGTTTTACATGTGGCAAAGTTATGTCTTCAAG ATTCCGGTTAAAAACCCATTTAATTACACACACAGGAGAGAAGCCATTCTCATGTCCGCACTGCAGCAAATGTTTTTCACTGTCACAAAACTTAAAAGTACATATGAGAACACACACG GGTGAGAAGCCCCTTCAATGTAGTGTTTGTGGAGAATCGTTTGCACAGTCTGCTGGATTGGCGGCGCACCGTCGAAAGCACACGGGACAGATGCCTTATAGCTGTGTATTGTGTCCACGTCGTTTTCGTACCGTGGGACATTTACAATATCATGTTAG GCGACACACTGGTGAAAAGAACTATGAATGCGACACGTGTAGCCGAGCCTTCATAACAAGAAGCGATTTAAAGCAACACATGCTCACGCACACGGGCGATCGTCCTCACGTATGCAGCATATGCGGAATACGTCTTACAAGGTCTTCACACCTCAAAAGACATATACAACAAATACACAATTCCCAAAAGGCTAATGTTAAGGTGGAGTGctttaaaacaaatgaaaaagtTTGA